From Portunus trituberculatus isolate SZX2019 chromosome 50, ASM1759143v1, whole genome shotgun sequence, the proteins below share one genomic window:
- the LOC123499941 gene encoding uncharacterized protein K02A2.6-like: MLKLQRYNLDTHYVSGKHVPIADTLSRQLPSRTEKQQSVFTISLEQHKLALDLAVTPASLLDLQNETANDEELQAVISAIQSEATRRRARDLYFWPRMNQHVNDLVKGCSICAAVQPSQQREPLLSHERPKTPWTKVGMDIFEFRGRHYFIMTDYSTNWFEVSDVHQITTHALIDQCRFQFGRHGVPLTVVADSGTQFRSAEFARFAREWNFEIVLSSPHYHQSNGKAENAVKTVKRILQKCHLGNQDPMLAILEWRNTPSEQTGVSPAQRLFARRCRTPLPVSQELLLPRADIEGRAYDKHQQARKIQAEYYNRTTKPLPPLPTGSQVALQVPGSTSWVPGTVIRSLPYRSYEVESGGGCYRRNRRHLRPTLVPPATPPASHLHSNLHPRRLSFDTDSIGETIEQYHGSGEQMMSPQTESVAQDLPPAAPPRRSSRISRPPERYTAC; the protein is encoded by the exons GTTATAACCTGGACACTCACTACGTCTCGGGAAAACACGTACCCATAGCCGATACACTGAGCCGGCAACTGCCAAGTCGCACCGAAAAACAGCAGTCTGTTTTTACCATCAGTTTGGAACAACACAAGTTAGCACTTGATTTAGCAGTAACACCAGCATCCCTTCTAGATCTGCAGAATGAGACTGCTAACGACGAGGAACTTCAGGCTGTAATTTCAGCTATTCAGTCGG AAGCCACCAGACGTAGAGCCAGGGATCTGTATTTTTGGCCACGTATGAATCAACACGTGAACGATCTCGTGAAGGGCTGCTCCATCTGCGCCGCAGTCCAGCCATCACAGCAGCGTGAACCATTATTATCTCACGAGAGACCCAAAACTCCGTGGACTAAGGTGGGCATGGATATCTTTGAATTTAGAGGCAGACACTATTTTATTATGACAGACTACTCCACTAACTGGTTTGAGGTTTCAGACGTGCATCAGATCACTACGCACGCTCTGATTGACCAGTGCCGGTTTCAGTTTGGTCGGCACGGCGTCCCCTTGACAGTCGTGGCGGACAGTGGAACACAGTTTCGGTCGGCTGAGTTTGCGAGGTTTGCCAGGGAATGGAATTTTGAGATCGTTTTATCTAGTCCGCATTATCATCAATCTAATGGGAAAGCGGAAAATGCAGTCAAGACAGTAAAACGCATCTTGCAGAAGTGCCATTTAGGCAACCAAGATCCTATGCTAGCAATCCTGGAATGGCGAAACACACCCAGTGAACAAACAGGCGTGTCCCCAGCTCAACGCTTGTTCGCCCGTCGCTGCCGCACACCTCTACCAGTGAGTCAGGAGCTGTTGTTACCAAGAGCGGATATTGAAGGACGCGCATATGATAAACATCAACAGGCAAGGAAAATACAGGCGGAATACTATAATCGTACTACTAAACCCTTACCACCATTACCTACAGGAAGCCAGGTAGCACTTCAAGTACCAGGCAGCACGTCGTGGGTACCGGGAACGGTCATCCGATCGTTGCCGTACCGCTCTTATGAAGTGGAATCGGGAGGCGGGTGTtacaggagaaacaggaggcaTCTACGTCCCACATTAGTTCCACCAGCAACCCCGCCTGCTTCTCACCTGCATAGTAATCTTCATCCCAGACGCCTCTCATTCGACACGGACAGCATAGGGGAGACGATAGAACAGTATCACGGCAGCGGGGAACAGATGATGTCACCGCAAACTGAGTCTGTGGCACAGGATCTGCCTCCAGCTGCACCTCCACGCAGATCATCACGCATAAGCAGGCCCCCAGAGCGATACACTGCCTGctaa